One Algoriphagus sp. Y33 genomic window, CCCTCTCTAAGCTTTAACTATTCACCGGATTTCTCAACATCCTCATTCGGCTATTATCAAGAGGTACAGATCAATGATGAAGGAGATACTCGTTTGATGTCGAGACACCAAGGCTTCTCCTATAGCGGGGCTCCATTGGGGGAAAGCAGAGCTATGAGTTTCAGTATCCGTAGCGTCTTGGAAGCAAAAATTCTCGACAAAAATGATTCTACCGGAGAAAATTCCACCAAGAAAATCCCACTCTTGGAAAATATCGATTTGAATTCCAGCTACAATTTTGCCGCCGATTCTTTTAACCTTGCACCGATACGGATCAGTGCACGGACCAGCTTTTTCAACAGAAAATTATCCGTTAACATGAGTTCTACACTGGATCCTTACGCTACGGGAGCCTACACCAATACAAGCGGAACAGAAACAACCAGATCGATCAATAAATTCGCTTGGAAAAACGGACAAGGACTGGGGACTATCAGAAGTGCTTCACTGAATATGAATGCCTCCATAAATCCCAACAGCGCACAAAACCAAGGAGAGGTAAGAGACGAGCTCACCAATCAATTTATGCAGCAGGGCGGAGTAATGAATGAGTTTGTGGAAAGTGAAATTAATAGAATTGCTACCGATCCCAGCCAATACATCGACTGGAACATCCCCTGGAACGTCTCATTCGGTTATGTGCTTTCTTACAGCAACCCCGTATCCGGAAGTCAAAACATCACCCAAACAGTCAGTATGAACGGGGATTTTTCCCTATCAGAAAAGTGGAAAATCAATTTCAATACAGGTTTCGATGCACAAACGAAAAAGCTCACCCAGACGATGATCGGTATCGCCAGAGATCTTCATTGCTGGCAGATGAATGTCAATTGGGTTCCTTTTGGTGCATTCACTTCTTATAATATTGATATACGTGTGAAATCAACTATTCTTCAGGATCTTAAAGTATCCAGGAGAAGATCGTTTTTCGACAACTAATCACGATTTCAGGTTTTTGAATTCGGATTGAGGATTTTTTGTACCAGGCTTTAAGTATGGTTTGATTTTGTTGTTTTGATTGTGGAGATAAAAATTGATAAAAGGAAAAATAGAAGTGTAAGAAATGTGAAAGACTATACTAAAATAAGCTTATAGACAGTTTTTTTTCAATCCATAAATTACCATTCTTGTTTGAGGTAAGTATGGGCTTCGCAAACCCGAAATCCCAAATCCATAATCCGAAATCTCTAAACTCTAGACCTGCTTATAGGCATAGTCATACATCTCGGCCCCCCCAGACCACGGGACAGCTCAGAGGATGGGATTTCCAATACCTCTACTCCCATATTTCGCAAAGCCCGATTCGTGTGAATATTTCTGTTATAAGAGATTACCCTTCGTGGACCAATTGCAAAGACATTTGCACCGTCAAACCACTGCTCACGCATGGCATAATCAGGATTGCCGGCGGCAGTGTGCAGGATCTCCAGGTGCGGAATCTCCCGCTCCAGAACGGTAAGCAGTGATTCTTTCAAAACCTCCCGTTTGATATGGACTTTATCATCTTTGATCTCTTTCAGCGTATACAGCGATGTCTGCAACACCGCATTCATAGCATCGGGATAGGTCAGTACCAGATTCTCATCCAAAATCGTAAATACCGTATCCAAGTGCATAAACTGGCGCTTTTGAGGTAGGTGAACCTCATACACCCGCTCTACTGTTCCTTCGGAAAGCATTGCTTTGGCAGCATGATAGATAGCCTTTTCATCAGTCCGTTCCGAATTCCCTATTGCTACCGCCTTATGGGATAAAATTATCACATCACCACCTTCTATACTTGGTGGATTATCATGGCCAAGTACTGGATAAAGTTGATTGATATTATCCTTGAAATCAAGGTGATTTTCAAAAATAGTCCGAAGCAAATCCGCCTCCCGCTGCCTGCCTTCCATCCGCATACTTGAAAAAATAATACCACCCGGAGTCAAAGCCATAGGATCACGCTGAAAGTATAAATTGGGACAAGGCGATATCACAAAGGCAAACTCCATTAGCTCACCCACATCCAGTTTCGGTAGTTTTCTCCGGAGTTCGTGAACCTTAAGCCCAGCAGTCAAAATCCCCGCACACTCAGCCGTAGAATACCGCTCCAGAATATCTTCTGCCAAATGAACCATCCCTGATCTTTTCAGTGACTCCCTCATCAATTGAAGCAAAATACGATGATCATACAATACCCGGATAAGCAACTCCCTCAACTGATAGACCTTTGCCCCTGTGGATTCCTTGATCAAGTTGGAAAAAGCATCATGCTCCCGCTGCAAAGCTTCGAGATAAGGAACATCATCAAACAATAAAAACTCCTTGTTATAAGGAGTAAGTCTGTCTATTTCCTTTCCCGGCCTATGCATCAAAACAGCTTTGAGCGTACCGAATTCCGAATTAAGTCTTAGATTCATCACGTTAACACTTTATCATCTATTTTAACGAATAATTACCATATCCCAATAAAATATCTAGTTTTATTGATGAAAATGAAAAAAAAGCGTAGCCTTAGCTATAAATTCCTCCCATTGAAATCCCATTGAAACTGAATTGAGGCACCATTGTTGATTGGTTTCAAAAACACTCAAGTCGTTTCCAATGAAATCAGAAAACAGCACATTCAAAAAAATCTCCATCACATTTACTTTAGTCTGTGCCTTACTGCTGGGAAGTTGTGATACACTAAGTCAACTGGGAAGCTCATTGAACCTAGGAACGCCCACTGATTCAGAAATCAATTCGGGATTGAAGCAAGCCTTGGAATACGGAGCCAGCTATGCTTCAGATCGTCTGTCCAAAGAAGATGGATACCTTGGAAATTTGGCTATCAAGATAGTATTTCCCGAAGAGGCAAAAAAAGTAGAAAGCACACTTCGTTCTCTTGGACTTGGGAGTCTTTGTGATCAAGTGATCACAAGCGTAAACCGGGCAGCAGAGGATGCCGCCATCGAGGCAAAACCGATATTCGTAGCAGCTATCAAAGACATGAGCATTGCTGATGTGAAAAACATTCTACTAGGTTCTGATAATGCCGCCACAAAATACTTTCAGAACAAAACCACCACTTCTTTGGAAGGCAAATTCAAACCCATCATTGAAAGCAGTTTAACGAAGGTGGGTGCTACCAGATACTGGAGTGATGTGATTGGTAGATATAATAAAATACCGCTTATGACCCCGATTGAGGCTGATCTATCAAACTTTGTGACTCAAAAAGCGATAGATGGTTTATTCTATGAAATTGCAAAAGAAGAATTGAAAATCAGGGAAAATGCTGCCGCCAGAAGCACCATATTGCTTCAGAAGGTATTTGGCTATGCTGATAAGCAGGGATCATAAAGCCAATGAAGATTCACTTTTATTTTAGATTTTTCAACATTTGGATAAACCTTAGATTTTACAGAAGAATTTAATTCTTGTATCTTAAAACCAATAGAAAACCATCGGTCAAATCCCGAAAGATTTTCAGCAATTATTCCAATATATTTGTATGACTGTACAATGCGTTGAGTACAGTAAATTTTATTTATGAACGAAAAGTTGACGATATTTTACACAGATGATGACATTGATGACTTGGAATTTTTCAAGACAATCGTCAGCATGATCAGTGAGGACTATGCAGTGATCACCCATATGAGTGGAAGCCAATTGCTCCATGCACTTAACAATCCTCCTCCAAATCCACACATGGTTTTCTTGGACATCAATATGCCGGGAATGAGTGGCTTGGAGGTCTTACAAACTTTAAGGAAATCAGAAAAATTTTCCAGCTTACCAATAGTCATGTTCTCCACTACGCGAGATGAATCCATTGTATTGAAAACCAAAGAATTGGGTGCAAATTACTATGTTCCCAAAGCTGAAAACTTCAAGCTATTAAGAAAGTCTATAGAGTACACCCTTCAAATCAACTGGGATAGTTTCATCGCAGACCGAAGTAACTACTTGTATGACAACAATTAATCATTCTTTTGATGAGTCTGGCTATTTCCTCTCCTTCTTTCGCACAAAAATTAAAACAAAACACCTCTCACTTACACCGGGAGTTGGAAAATCTCCCTATTTCTAAATCCATTCTCAAAGCCGAAGTCACAACTAAGGATTATTTGAAATACCTTGATCTTATGTGTGATGTGATCAATGACGTGGAAACAGAGATTTTTCCGCTTGTCAAACATGTAGTGAAGGATTTGGATAAGCGTAGAAAAAGGCATTTAATTACTCAGGATCTTAGAGCATTGGGTTTTGATAAATCCACCCATGCCAAAGTTTTGAAAGATCTTAAAATGGAAATTCCAACCGGTTTTGCGATGGGAATACTTTACGTAATTGAGGGTTCTACAATCGGCGGAAAAATAATCAGCAAGCATATCCAAAAAACCCTAGGGTACTCTTCCGAAATGGGGGCAACTTATTTTGCAGGATATGGAGAATTCACCGGTCTATTTTGGAAAAATTTTTTAATTGAGCTTTTAGCCTACGAAAAAACACACAACAACGGTAATGAAATAATTGAAGGAGCCAATTATACGTTCGCCATTATCAAAACGCACTTTACCATCAGCAAAGGCAGGTAGATTTTATGAAGTTAAAGGATATTGTAAATAGGGAAATAGTCAACCTGACCAATTGTGAACAGGAGCCTATCCACATACCTGGAAGCATACAGCCTCATGGCTTTTTGATCGGTTTGAAGGAAAATTCACTTTTGATTGATTATTGCAGTGCAAACACAACTGAATTCATAGGCATTTCTTACGTAGAAATTCTTGGCCACTCCTTCGATTCTATTTTTGGAGCACAGGCGAAGAAAGATTTGCTAGAATACATTTCCCAAGACAAAATGTTGTCTTCCCTCTTACTGAAAATCAGACTTCTTGATCGTGATTTTCTATGCACAGTGCATAAGAGCAACTCAATTTATATTGTAGAAGCCGAGCCTGTAACAACCAAACCCAAAGAAGCAAATGAGGTCTACGACCATACTTCTCAATTCCTCTCATATATGCATACCACACAGAGCCTTAGGGATCTGTGCAACCTTGTAGCCAAAGGAACAAGAGAAGTAACCGGCTATGACCGTGTGATGATTTACCGCTTTGACGATAATTACAATGGAGAGGTATTTGCCGAAAGCTGCAGGGAAGACTTAGAGCCTTTTTTGGGTCTTCACTATCCCCATACGGATATTCCTCCTCAGGCTAGGGATCTTTACATGAAAAACCTTCTTAGGATTATCACCGATGTTGATTATACTCCCGTACCTATTTTTACTGTAGATGATCAACACGATAAAATCCTTGATTTAGGGCTTTCTATTTTGCGAAGCACCTCCCCTATACATGTAAAATACCTGCATAATATGGGGGTGGGAGCTACTCTGACCATTTCCCTAATCTACAAGCAGAAACTATGGGGCCTGATCGCATGCCACCATTATTCTCCTAAAAACCTAACTCCTGAACTCAGACTTGTAGCTCAGCTGCAAGGCCATTTCATAACTTCTCAGATCGATGTAAGACAAGCTAATGAAGAATACGAGGTAACGAAAAAAGTCAATGCAGCTTTTGACAAGATAGACACCTTTAACATTTCGGAAGATCCCAATTCATTTGCGGAGCTCGTCAAGCAGCCAGAACTATTGTCACTATGCAATGCAAGCGGTGTTTCACTGGTCTATGAAGGAAAGGTTTATTTAAATGGAATAACTCCTTCTAAAAAAGAAGTGAAATTCCTTTCCAATCACTTTGCAGACAAGTGGGGTCGCACTAATTTTTCGACGGGGAAATTAATGGATATGCTGCCAGACTACAGGGGATTATGTGAAAAAATTGCAGGAGCAATCTATCATTCTCTGGATATTGACAGCAATGATTGCATTATCTGGTACCGTCCAGAAACCAAAACCGAAGTAAACTGGGCAGGAGACCCTAGCAAGTCCATTATCTTGGACAAAAAAGGTCTTTCTCCGAGAAATTCATTTAAACTGTGGAAAGAAATAGTAGAGTGCACCAGTAAACCTTGGCTACAGCCCGAACTGGAGACTGCAGCAGCCTATGCCAATAGCCTACAGCGACAGCTCAGCCTTATCAGGATCACTCAAGAGGAAAAAAAATATCGAAAGCTTAGTGAAATGCTGAAAGAAGCCAATGTAGAGTTAGAAAACATGAATTGGATAAGTTCCCATGATTTACAAGAGCCTCTACGCAAAATGCAGCTGATTTCCTCTCACTTGCTTTCTGAAGAGGATGTATCCGACAGTGTCCATCACTCCCTCAAACGTTTAAATCTGTCCGCTGGAAGAATGCGAACCTTACTTCAGGATATTTTGAAATACACACGACTGAAGTACTCTGATGAAGACTTCAAACGTACAGATCTGAATACTCTGGCAAAACAAGTTGCTAATCAGCTTACTGAAGGCAATACATCTACAAAAATTAAAGTTGGTGACTTACCTGAGGTCATGGGGGTACCGTTTTTTCTCCAGCAACTTTTTTCAAATCTGATTTCCAATTCAATAAAATACGCAAAAGCACACGAAAATCCTATAATTGAAATTTCTGCTCAAAAACACCCTGTGTCATATCCCACCGAGCTGGATGAACTGTACTATGTGGTTTCGGTCAAAGACAACGGAATCGGATTTGATCAGAAATATTCAGAGTCCATCTTCAACGTTTTCACCCGCCTTCATCTATCCACCGAGTATAGTGGATCTGGAATAGGGCTTGCACTGTGCAAAAAAATAATGGTAAACCACAAAGGATATATCACAGCCAAAAGCAGTGTAGGGAAAGGCACTGAGATTTCTTTGTATTTCCCTGTCCGACAGTAATTACACACATTTTATACTTGGAAATCAATATGTTGTCTCCTGATTTTTCCTATATGGGAGCTAATATTATCTAAAGATCATTTCTCATAGCACATTGTTAAACTAAGCTTAACTCGCTTCACGGGTTGTGTATATCTCTTTTTTCTACTTTTGAGACGTACAGCAAACTTTTTAACTCCTTGCATTTATTTTTCGCCCCGATTCATATCGGGGCCATTTTGCAGGAAGCTACATTTGCCTTTTTCTCCGCTTCCCGTATCTTAGAATAGAAATCCCCATGCTATGGAAACCACCTTACAGACACTCATTTTTGATCGTAAGAATCTTTCTGACAAAACACTGCTGGATCTGTATGAATCACTTTTACTACCTCGTCGTATAGAGGAGAAAATGCTAATTCTGCTCCGTCAAGGGCGGATTTCAAAATGGTTTAGTGGCTGGGGACAGGAAGCAATTTCCATTGGAGTAGTACATGCCATCCAAAAAGACGAATTTATCCTTCCAATGCATCGGAATCTGGGAATCTTCACAGGAAGAAATATTCCACTGGAGCGGCTTTTTTCCCAATTTCAAGGAAGACTTTCAGGATTTACAAAAGGCCGTGACCGCTCCTTCCATTTTGGGTCCATTGCTCACCATATAGTAGGAATGATCTCGCATTTGGGACCGCAACTTGCAATTGCGGACGGGATTGCGTTGGCACACAGACTTTCTGAAGAAAAGAAGGTTACAGTCGTCTTTTCAGGAGATGGAGCAAGCTCAGAAGGGGATTTCCATGAGGGTTTGAATGTAGCTGCTGTATGGAAACTTCCTGTAATTTTTGTGGTGGAACATAACGGCTATGGACTTTCCACTCCCAGCAAAGAGCAGTTTGCATTTACGCATTTCACCGACAAAGGTCCAGGATACGGAATGGAAGCAGTTCGAATTCAGGGAAACAATGTCTTGGAGGTCTATGAAACCATCAAAAAACTGGCTGAAGATATCCGTCACAACCCCCGTCCGATTCTAGTGGAAGCCCTCACTTTTCGAATGCGGGGACATGAGGAAGCTTCCGGAACAAAATACGTCCCACAGCAGCTTATGGACAATTGGGGGAAATTAGACCCAATGGCAAATTATGAGCACTATTTGGAAAAAGCGGGAATTTTAGATCAAGAGACTAAAAATGCAATAAACAAAAAAGTTAAAAACACCATCAATGATGCCTTGGATATTGCTTTTGCAGAAGAAGTAATCTCTCCAAATATAGAAGCAGAACAAGTGGATGTTTATGCGCCATTTTCGCAGCAGGTAAAGCACCCATCAGAAAATGGAATTAATGCTGAGAAACGGATGGTAGATGCAATCTCAGACGGCTTGTGGCAATCAATGGAAAAGTATCCAAACCTTATTCTA contains:
- a CDS encoding arginine deiminase family protein, producing MNLRLNSEFGTLKAVLMHRPGKEIDRLTPYNKEFLLFDDVPYLEALQREHDAFSNLIKESTGAKVYQLRELLIRVLYDHRILLQLMRESLKRSGMVHLAEDILERYSTAECAGILTAGLKVHELRRKLPKLDVGELMEFAFVISPCPNLYFQRDPMALTPGGIIFSSMRMEGRQREADLLRTIFENHLDFKDNINQLYPVLGHDNPPSIEGGDVIILSHKAVAIGNSERTDEKAIYHAAKAMLSEGTVERVYEVHLPQKRQFMHLDTVFTILDENLVLTYPDAMNAVLQTSLYTLKEIKDDKVHIKREVLKESLLTVLEREIPHLEILHTAAGNPDYAMREQWFDGANVFAIGPRRVISYNRNIHTNRALRNMGVEVLEIPSSELSRGLGGPRCMTMPISRSRV
- a CDS encoding DUF4197 domain-containing protein codes for the protein MKSENSTFKKISITFTLVCALLLGSCDTLSQLGSSLNLGTPTDSEINSGLKQALEYGASYASDRLSKEDGYLGNLAIKIVFPEEAKKVESTLRSLGLGSLCDQVITSVNRAAEDAAIEAKPIFVAAIKDMSIADVKNILLGSDNAATKYFQNKTTTSLEGKFKPIIESSLTKVGATRYWSDVIGRYNKIPLMTPIEADLSNFVTQKAIDGLFYEIAKEELKIRENAAARSTILLQKVFGYADKQGS
- a CDS encoding response regulator encodes the protein MNEKLTIFYTDDDIDDLEFFKTIVSMISEDYAVITHMSGSQLLHALNNPPPNPHMVFLDINMPGMSGLEVLQTLRKSEKFSSLPIVMFSTTRDESIVLKTKELGANYYVPKAENFKLLRKSIEYTLQINWDSFIADRSNYLYDNN
- a CDS encoding biliverdin-producing heme oxygenase, whose translation is MSLAISSPSFAQKLKQNTSHLHRELENLPISKSILKAEVTTKDYLKYLDLMCDVINDVETEIFPLVKHVVKDLDKRRKRHLITQDLRALGFDKSTHAKVLKDLKMEIPTGFAMGILYVIEGSTIGGKIISKHIQKTLGYSSEMGATYFAGYGEFTGLFWKNFLIELLAYEKTHNNGNEIIEGANYTFAIIKTHFTISKGR
- a CDS encoding ATP-binding protein gives rise to the protein MKLKDIVNREIVNLTNCEQEPIHIPGSIQPHGFLIGLKENSLLIDYCSANTTEFIGISYVEILGHSFDSIFGAQAKKDLLEYISQDKMLSSLLLKIRLLDRDFLCTVHKSNSIYIVEAEPVTTKPKEANEVYDHTSQFLSYMHTTQSLRDLCNLVAKGTREVTGYDRVMIYRFDDNYNGEVFAESCREDLEPFLGLHYPHTDIPPQARDLYMKNLLRIITDVDYTPVPIFTVDDQHDKILDLGLSILRSTSPIHVKYLHNMGVGATLTISLIYKQKLWGLIACHHYSPKNLTPELRLVAQLQGHFITSQIDVRQANEEYEVTKKVNAAFDKIDTFNISEDPNSFAELVKQPELLSLCNASGVSLVYEGKVYLNGITPSKKEVKFLSNHFADKWGRTNFSTGKLMDMLPDYRGLCEKIAGAIYHSLDIDSNDCIIWYRPETKTEVNWAGDPSKSIILDKKGLSPRNSFKLWKEIVECTSKPWLQPELETAAAYANSLQRQLSLIRITQEEKKYRKLSEMLKEANVELENMNWISSHDLQEPLRKMQLISSHLLSEEDVSDSVHHSLKRLNLSAGRMRTLLQDILKYTRLKYSDEDFKRTDLNTLAKQVANQLTEGNTSTKIKVGDLPEVMGVPFFLQQLFSNLISNSIKYAKAHENPIIEISAQKHPVSYPTELDELYYVVSVKDNGIGFDQKYSESIFNVFTRLHLSTEYSGSGIGLALCKKIMVNHKGYITAKSSVGKGTEISLYFPVRQ
- a CDS encoding thiamine pyrophosphate-dependent enzyme; its protein translation is METTLQTLIFDRKNLSDKTLLDLYESLLLPRRIEEKMLILLRQGRISKWFSGWGQEAISIGVVHAIQKDEFILPMHRNLGIFTGRNIPLERLFSQFQGRLSGFTKGRDRSFHFGSIAHHIVGMISHLGPQLAIADGIALAHRLSEEKKVTVVFSGDGASSEGDFHEGLNVAAVWKLPVIFVVEHNGYGLSTPSKEQFAFTHFTDKGPGYGMEAVRIQGNNVLEVYETIKKLAEDIRHNPRPILVEALTFRMRGHEEASGTKYVPQQLMDNWGKLDPMANYEHYLEKAGILDQETKNAINKKVKNTINDALDIAFAEEVISPNIEAEQVDVYAPFSQQVKHPSENGINAEKRMVDAISDGLWQSMEKYPNLILMGQDIGEYGGVFKITDGFKAKFGADRVRNTPLCESAILGAGLGLSIKGYKSMVEMQFADFVSIGFNQIVNNLAKIHYRWGQNADIVVRMPTGAGMAAGPFHSQSNEAWFFHTPGLKIVYPSNPYDAKGLLNAAFEDPNPYLYFEHKAMYRSISAEIPDDYYTIEVGKAALSQVGDKLSIITYGMGVHWAVSAVKDLAISADILDLRTLLPWDKESVMETVKKTGKVIFLHEDCLTGGIGAEICAWISEHCFEYLDAPVMREGSLDTPVPFAPTLEKQFLPIDRFKEKLSRLLEY